A DNA window from Desulfovibrionales bacterium contains the following coding sequences:
- a CDS encoding aminopeptidase P family protein, with protein MTLEQQKRIIALRQALRGKRLDALLITRPENRRYLSGFTAHDGQLTESSGALLISRDRLILLTDSRYELQAKEEATGYKVIISGQGLPRTLGSLARRYGICRLGFESHYLLVSTYERLGRLSALKLISTRGIVEKIRAQKTEEELRNIEESIRLNEAVFSKIKRILRPGMTEREIAFEIERLTRSMGAEDVSFEPIVTSGPNAAKPHATPADRPIREGEPIIIDMGARLNGYCSDMTRTLWLGKPSVKFKKIYQTVRKAQDTAIGSLKTGLKAREADKIARDIICKAGYGQAFGHSLGHGVGLAVHEGPTLSPRSKDTLKAGMVVTVEPGIYIPGWGGVRLENMVVIEDHGCRVLNNDETFYDFQS; from the coding sequence ATGACTCTTGAGCAGCAAAAAAGGATTATCGCGCTAAGACAGGCCCTCCGCGGCAAGAGATTAGACGCCCTTCTGATTACCAGGCCGGAAAACAGACGGTATCTCAGCGGCTTTACGGCACATGACGGCCAGTTAACAGAGTCCTCCGGAGCGCTTCTCATCTCCAGAGATCGACTTATCCTGTTGACTGACAGCCGCTATGAGCTACAGGCCAAAGAAGAGGCAACCGGGTATAAAGTGATTATATCCGGACAGGGGCTGCCCCGTACTCTGGGAAGCCTGGCCCGCCGGTACGGGATTTGCCGGCTGGGCTTTGAAAGTCACTACCTCCTGGTCAGCACCTATGAACGCCTGGGCAGGTTATCGGCCCTGAAGCTCATCTCTACCAGAGGCATTGTGGAAAAGATCAGGGCGCAGAAGACAGAGGAAGAACTAAGAAACATCGAGGAATCCATCCGCCTAAACGAGGCCGTCTTTTCTAAAATCAAACGCATCCTGAGGCCGGGGATGACAGAAAGAGAGATAGCCTTTGAGATCGAAAGGTTGACGCGCAGCATGGGTGCGGAAGACGTATCCTTCGAGCCCATCGTGACCTCCGGCCCCAACGCTGCCAAACCCCACGCCACACCCGCTGACCGGCCTATCCGGGAAGGAGAGCCCATTATCATCGATATGGGGGCGCGTTTAAATGGCTATTGTTCGGATATGACCCGTACCCTCTGGCTGGGAAAGCCCAGCGTAAAATTCAAAAAGATATATCAGACGGTGCGAAAGGCGCAGGACACGGCTATAGGCTCACTAAAAACCGGCCTGAAGGCCAGGGAGGCAGACAAGATCGCCCGTGATATTATATGCAAAGCCGGTTATGGTCAGGCCTTCGGACATTCATTAGGCCATGGCGTAGGACTGGCCGTACATGAAGGGCCAACGCTAAGCCCACGTTCTAAAGATACTTTAAAGGCCGGTATGGTAGTTACCGTGGAACCGGGCATCTATATCCCGGGCTGGGGCGGCGTCCGCCTGGAAAACATGGTGGTTATTGAAGACCACGGCTGCCGGGTCTTGAATAATGATGAGACATTTTATGATTTCCAGTCTTGA
- a CDS encoding AvaI/BsoBI family type II restriction endonuclease, translated as MAKNKPHRKHITGRADLVTTYEEIRAGFVALALEKNRRATPFVEQARSLKAAASQTKTPADLLNIESIQPALLTAAAVFDKAMNYLLPQDKIEAVQGLIAKYLEPAGPAFVEELVFRFLLTRGDTLGGSMRNIGGVMGERKLTRATIANLSLAGIPYQWFHPDSKAWIASKEENADIELYLTGLSWSSKGKNRTMIYNRNVPLVNKNIDLCLLDCSPEKLPAALNNPSLYIALGELKGGIDPAGADEHWKTARTSLTRIRKAFSDKGYSPHTFFVGAAIENSMAEEIWHQLEDGTLSNAANLTDADQVASLCGWLCGL; from the coding sequence GTGGCAAAGAACAAACCGCATCGTAAGCACATTACCGGCAGAGCTGACCTCGTAACAACATACGAAGAGATTAGGGCCGGTTTTGTCGCCCTGGCCCTTGAAAAGAACCGCAGGGCCACACCCTTTGTGGAACAGGCGAGGTCTCTGAAAGCGGCTGCTTCCCAGACCAAGACGCCCGCTGATTTACTCAATATTGAAAGCATACAGCCTGCGTTATTAACTGCCGCCGCCGTATTCGACAAGGCAATGAACTACCTGTTGCCCCAGGACAAAATCGAGGCTGTACAAGGCTTGATAGCAAAATACCTTGAACCGGCAGGGCCTGCCTTTGTTGAAGAATTGGTTTTCAGGTTTCTCTTGACCAGAGGCGATACATTGGGCGGCTCCATGCGTAACATAGGCGGGGTTATGGGAGAGCGCAAACTGACACGTGCAACCATTGCCAATCTCAGCCTTGCCGGGATTCCTTATCAATGGTTCCATCCCGACAGTAAGGCGTGGATAGCAAGTAAAGAGGAAAACGCTGATATAGAACTATATCTTACCGGGCTTAGCTGGTCATCCAAGGGGAAGAACCGTACAATGATCTATAACCGCAACGTGCCGCTTGTAAACAAGAATATAGACTTGTGCCTGCTGGATTGCAGTCCGGAAAAACTACCCGCTGCATTGAATAACCCGTCACTCTATATTGCCCTTGGAGAACTTAAAGGCGGTATTGACCCGGCTGGGGCCGATGAACACTGGAAAACTGCAAGGACATCCCTTACCCGCATACGAAAGGCATTTTCAGACAAGGGGTATTCACCTCATACTTTTTTTGTCGGCGCAGCCATAGAAAACAGCATGGCCGAAGAAATCTGGCATCAGTTAGAGGACGGCACGTTAAGCAACGCTGCCAATCTGACCGATGCAGATCAAGTGGCCTCATTGTGTGGCTGGTTATGCGGTTTGTAA
- a CDS encoding DNA methyltransferase encodes MRIPHSTLKEPSLFERKSVDSIAIIDRKRIDINPQNKQTDDPTEQKAALIRIETLDRKLSKHFHSKLKVQPTLTRQLVSFQANKPRPSYRWYKYKEAFSASLIEYLLSKYGVTSGKVLDPFAGSGTALFAASEAGINADGIELLPIGQQIMLARRRLEREFTKEDFAVLNHWIAEYPWHKSEVKKPLSKLRITGGAYPEETSTLLNGIWGHGRVKMSVSSRYYVLPSCVCWSQ; translated from the coding sequence ATGCGAATACCACATTCAACATTAAAGGAACCTTCACTTTTTGAGAGAAAATCAGTCGATTCTATCGCGATAATTGACAGAAAACGCATAGATATTAACCCGCAGAACAAACAAACCGACGATCCTACCGAACAAAAAGCAGCTTTAATCAGGATCGAAACCCTTGACCGTAAGTTATCGAAGCACTTTCACAGCAAACTAAAAGTTCAACCAACGCTGACACGCCAACTTGTTAGTTTTCAGGCCAATAAACCGAGACCTAGTTATCGTTGGTATAAGTATAAAGAGGCCTTTTCAGCATCTCTTATCGAATATCTATTGTCCAAATACGGTGTTACATCGGGTAAGGTGCTTGATCCTTTCGCCGGAAGCGGCACGGCCTTGTTTGCAGCGAGTGAGGCCGGAATAAACGCCGACGGCATCGAACTCCTTCCTATTGGTCAGCAGATCATGCTGGCAAGAAGGCGTCTTGAAAGGGAATTCACGAAAGAGGATTTTGCAGTCCTCAACCACTGGATTGCCGAGTATCCCTGGCATAAGTCAGAGGTTAAAAAACCTCTCTCCAAGTTACGTATCACAGGCGGAGCCTATCCAGAGGAAACGTCGACTCTATTGAACGGTATATGGGGGCATGGGAGAGTGAAAATGAGCGTGTCCAGCCGGTATTACGTTTTGCCCTCTTGTGTGTGTTGGAGTCAATAA
- a CDS encoding type II toxin-antitoxin system PemK/MazF family toxin: MAKFIKGDVVVVPFPFSDLTQSKRRPALVVSKIEGDDLILCQITSQSVKDSYSISLDDKDFGTGSLKQTSNVRPNRIFTADSHIVLYKVGNLKIEKLNEIIAKVVEIIRG; this comes from the coding sequence ATGGCAAAATTTATAAAAGGCGATGTTGTCGTTGTTCCATTTCCCTTTTCTGACCTAACCCAGTCCAAAAGGCGTCCTGCTTTAGTTGTTTCAAAAATAGAAGGCGATGATCTGATCCTCTGCCAGATAACAAGTCAATCCGTCAAGGACAGTTATTCAATTTCACTTGATGATAAAGACTTTGGAACAGGGAGTCTGAAACAGACAAGTAATGTGAGACCTAACCGCATATTTACAGCGGATAGTCATATTGTCCTATATAAAGTCGGCAATCTTAAAATAGAAAAGCTTAATGAAATTATTGCAAAAGTAGTTGAAATAATCCGAGGATAA
- a CDS encoding trypsin-like peptidase domain-containing protein has product MRTFLFQKNRTLPLYFFSDSRLIKAFFYSLLFITILFPAISYADADRIFKESNKAVVVVTAYGFANEPIAQGSGFIVRQDGAIVTNYHVVNGSADITITVQKSHSFGDDQRSETLEVEGLIYCDKDNDLVILKAKFIEPPSKKPESISDPLVGRSPRVPRTIDSLPVVRLGDIDKVNVGEKLYVISSPQGLENTISEGIISGLRDVLSPPSPLPLGDSHKPSQDQKLETARYLRKIKYRKKILQITAPVSSGSSGGPAFNQKGEVIGIVTFLIEGGQNLNFAMPVNLIKDEIENKEVIPLKAFQKEFEKEYIKWLAATLVKTEDWSKAKTPKGKEIEVCKEVLRLNPYHVTGRITLILILMYLTEHKEEALKQYEILKVIDPTAAMGMQFLFEDSLSK; this is encoded by the coding sequence ATGAGAACATTTTTATTTCAAAAAAATAGAACCCTTCCTTTATACTTTTTTAGTGATAGTAGATTAATAAAAGCATTTTTTTATTCCCTGCTGTTCATAACAATCCTATTTCCTGCTATTTCCTATGCTGATGCTGACAGAATTTTTAAGGAAAGCAATAAGGCCGTCGTAGTGGTTACGGCATACGGCTTTGCAAACGAACCGATAGCCCAGGGAAGCGGCTTTATTGTAAGACAAGACGGGGCAATAGTAACGAACTATCATGTTGTTAACGGGTCAGCGGACATCACTATAACAGTTCAGAAGTCCCACTCTTTTGGGGATGACCAACGAAGTGAGACCTTAGAAGTTGAGGGTTTGATATATTGCGATAAAGATAATGATCTCGTAATTCTTAAGGCAAAATTCATTGAACCTCCTTCAAAAAAACCAGAGAGCATCTCTGATCCACTCGTAGGGCGGAGTCCGAGAGTACCACGGACCATTGATAGCCTTCCTGTAGTGAGGCTGGGAGATATAGATAAGGTCAATGTTGGTGAAAAGCTCTATGTCATAAGTAGTCCTCAAGGACTTGAAAATACTATTTCGGAAGGGATAATAAGCGGTTTAAGGGATGTCTTATCCCCTCCATCTCCTTTGCCTCTTGGGGATTCGCATAAACCTTCTCAGGATCAGAAGTTGGAAACCGCCCGATATTTAAGGAAAATTAAATACAGGAAGAAGATCTTACAGATCACTGCCCCTGTATCAAGCGGTAGCAGCGGAGGGCCTGCCTTTAACCAAAAAGGTGAAGTTATTGGCATAGTTACATTTCTAATAGAAGGGGGGCAAAACCTAAATTTTGCAATGCCAGTGAATTTGATCAAGGATGAGATAGAAAATAAAGAAGTTATTCCCCTAAAAGCGTTTCAAAAAGAATTTGAGAAAGAATATATAAAATGGTTAGCAGCAACGTTAGTAAAAACCGAAGATTGGAGCAAAGCTAAGACCCCTAAAGGAAAGGAAATAGAGGTCTGCAAAGAAGTTCTAAGATTAAATCCTTATCATGTAACTGGACGTATTACCCTTATACTTATACTTATGTATCTAACGGAACACAAAGAAGAAGCTTTGAAGCAATACGAAATTTTAAAGGTAATTGATCCTACCGCGGCAATGGGAATGCAATTTTTATTCGAAGATAGTTTATCTAAGTAA
- a CDS encoding Ada metal-binding domain-containing protein gives MKKFKLRQTIKKLLAVTLFLLLFGPYAISAEFWASKKSNKYHYPDCEWAQKINPANLIKFKSPEDAIKAGYIPCKVCKPPVASK, from the coding sequence ATGAAAAAGTTTAAACTGAGGCAAACCATAAAAAAACTATTAGCAGTTACACTTTTTCTTTTATTATTTGGTCCTTATGCTATTAGTGCTGAATTCTGGGCATCGAAAAAATCAAATAAATATCACTATCCAGATTGTGAATGGGCGCAGAAAATAAATCCTGCAAATCTTATAAAATTTAAGAGCCCTGAAGATGCAATTAAGGCGGGCTACATTCCCTGCAAAGTTTGCAAACCTCCCGTGGCTTCTAAGTAG
- the rlmD gene encoding 23S rRNA (uracil(1939)-C(5))-methyltransferase RlmD: MPIKTVTIARLVYGGNGLGRTDGKVVFIPFTLPGERIEARIQESKKHYDKGLILRILTPSPGRAPAPCPHFGRCGGCQWQHIAYQDQLSFKEDIFRETLARIAHVAGEKILPILPSPAAFGYRNRVRLHVKGGRIGFFAAHSYEIVEIEDCKIAHFLINRIIKEIKDALPLSSLQKLAGIEIIVSPEEVHGVLILHTARPLSQADENTIRLQSGRIPDIKRCVVQGPGGLPAQMDFGKEDGLKLFVPEGNGLTYFLFPGVFAQVNTSQNDILITKVTEWAGVSSNHKVLDLFCGMGNFTLPLAGKAKEVTGIEAHPLSVKNAIFNKTVNRLDNITFLQEEVAAGIDLLIREKQCFDLILLDPPRQGCRDIIKKLPFLRPSRILYISCDPATLARDINHLQAEGFDLVRSQPLDMFPQTYHIESLSLFTC, from the coding sequence ATGCCGATCAAAACTGTCACCATAGCACGTCTGGTTTATGGAGGAAACGGACTAGGCCGCACAGACGGCAAGGTAGTGTTCATCCCCTTTACGCTCCCGGGGGAAAGAATTGAGGCCCGCATCCAGGAAAGTAAAAAGCATTATGATAAGGGGCTGATCCTCAGGATTCTCACACCCTCACCCGGTCGCGCCCCGGCCCCCTGCCCTCACTTTGGCCGCTGCGGGGGCTGCCAGTGGCAGCATATCGCCTATCAAGACCAGCTTTCATTTAAAGAAGACATCTTCCGGGAGACCCTGGCCCGCATAGCGCACGTTGCCGGCGAAAAAATCCTGCCTATCCTTCCCTCCCCGGCGGCCTTTGGTTACCGGAACCGCGTACGGCTGCATGTCAAAGGAGGCCGGATCGGCTTTTTCGCTGCGCATTCATACGAAATCGTGGAGATAGAAGACTGCAAGATTGCTCATTTCCTGATTAACCGGATAATAAAGGAGATAAAGGATGCCCTCCCCTTATCCTCTTTGCAAAAGCTGGCCGGAATTGAAATTATAGTCAGCCCTGAAGAGGTCCATGGAGTCCTTATCCTGCACACCGCCAGGCCGCTTTCTCAGGCCGATGAGAATACTATACGGCTTCAATCCGGCCGGATACCTGATATTAAAAGATGCGTGGTTCAGGGGCCAGGCGGTCTTCCGGCACAAATGGACTTCGGCAAAGAAGATGGCCTTAAGCTTTTCGTGCCGGAAGGAAACGGCCTTACCTACTTTCTCTTCCCGGGCGTATTCGCACAGGTAAATACATCGCAAAATGATATCCTCATCACCAAAGTCACGGAGTGGGCAGGCGTTTCATCAAACCATAAAGTACTGGACCTCTTTTGCGGCATGGGTAATTTTACCCTGCCCCTGGCCGGAAAAGCCAAAGAGGTAACCGGGATAGAAGCGCATCCTTTAAGCGTAAAAAACGCCATTTTCAATAAGACCGTAAACCGGCTCGATAATATTACCTTCTTGCAGGAAGAGGTCGCAGCAGGTATTGACCTGCTCATAAGAGAGAAACAATGCTTCGACCTGATCCTGCTTGACCCACCCCGCCAGGGATGCCGGGACATAATAAAGAAGCTCCCCTTCCTGAGGCCTTCCAGAATCCTCTACATCTCCTGTGACCCGGCCACCCTGGCCCGCGACATAAACCATCTGCAGGCAGAAGGCTTTGACCTGGTCCGTTCTCAGCCCCTCGATATGTTCCCGCAGACGTATCACATCGAAAGCCTCAGCCTGTTTACATGTTAA
- the nth gene encoding endonuclease III, translated as MDDLPKRADRLSAPEILHIFEILRKEYPDAKIALSYRNPPELLVATILSAQCTDEQVNKVTGSLFKKYPTLESYARASLPELEEAIKSAGFFRNKARNIKSCCELILEKFGGRIPQTMDELIALPGVARKTANIVLSNAFGIVEGIAVDTHVRRLAYRLGFTTETDPDKIERDLMAVIPKKYWFNLSYVLIDHGRKICKARAPGCKRCVVRRLCPSSLDAGGKLKAQS; from the coding sequence GTGGATGATCTGCCCAAACGAGCAGATAGATTGTCTGCGCCGGAGATATTGCATATCTTTGAGATACTCCGTAAAGAATATCCTGATGCGAAAATAGCCCTTTCTTACCGTAATCCCCCGGAGCTCCTGGTGGCCACCATCCTTTCGGCCCAGTGTACTGACGAACAGGTAAATAAGGTCACTGGTTCTCTGTTTAAAAAATATCCTACTCTTGAGTCCTATGCCCGGGCCTCCCTGCCGGAGCTTGAGGAGGCCATCAAGAGCGCCGGCTTTTTCCGGAATAAGGCCAGGAACATAAAGTCCTGCTGTGAGCTGATATTAGAGAAGTTCGGCGGCAGGATTCCACAGACCATGGACGAACTCATTGCCTTGCCCGGCGTGGCCCGAAAAACGGCCAATATCGTCCTTTCCAATGCCTTTGGCATCGTGGAAGGCATAGCCGTAGATACCCATGTCCGCCGGTTGGCTTATCGACTGGGCTTTACTACAGAAACTGACCCGGATAAGATCGAAAGAGATCTGATGGCCGTTATCCCTAAAAAATACTGGTTCAACCTTTCCTACGTCCTCATCGACCACGGGCGCAAGATATGCAAGGCCCGGGCCCCGGGGTGCAAACGCTGCGTGGTGCGGCGTCTTTGCCCCTCCAGCCTGGACGCCGGGGGAAAGCTGAAAGCTCAAAGCTGA
- a CDS encoding response regulator: MAKVLIVDDEENIRYLYSEELKADGYEVITADSGYKLLERIEKERPDIILLDIKMADYDGLDLLQDIRNKYYNLPVILCTAYDSYKSDVKTIAADSYVIKSFDLTELKKRISQALEAVAPQT; this comes from the coding sequence ATGGCTAAGGTTTTAATCGTCGATGATGAAGAAAACATAAGGTACCTGTATTCAGAAGAATTAAAGGCCGATGGATACGAGGTGATTACGGCCGACAGCGGATACAAGCTTCTAGAGCGCATAGAAAAAGAACGTCCTGATATTATATTGCTCGATATCAAGATGGCCGACTATGATGGATTAGACCTGCTCCAGGATATACGAAATAAATATTACAACTTGCCGGTCATACTCTGTACTGCCTACGACAGTTATAAAAGTGATGTAAAAACTATCGCGGCAGATTCTTATGTGATTAAGTCTTTTGACCTTACGGAACTTAAGAAAAGAATCTCCCAGGCTTTGGAAGCCGTGGCCCCTCAGACGTAA
- the lptG gene encoding LPS export ABC transporter permease LptG, protein MYVLNRYILKEFIRLFLLVLSIFVFIYLLVDFFEKIDNFLEVNLPASTMLTYFVYKIPLIITQMEPVAVLMAGVLTISLLIRGNEMLAMKSIGRNILQTTKPIFWAAFLLSVLLFQIKEGVVPLTMVKTNFIWDVQVKKKQPKGLLGKDKFWFKGENAIYSIGHFSPDRKLLQDIEIFVFDQDFYPKKIIYARAARWTNHSWLFKEGRLKTLESDRSYKIIPFDEQFINLAERPADFREMTKKADEMSFEEISAYIQKLKHQGQDTTPYRIDLQARLAYPVLGPILLLLGIPALLWRRLKSSIALGISLGMFLVFVVWITWNFSLTMGRAGLLPPFVAAWFPLMLFGALGASGWRAVWQ, encoded by the coding sequence ATGTACGTACTAAATCGTTACATACTCAAGGAGTTTATACGCCTTTTTCTTCTGGTACTCAGTATCTTTGTCTTCATCTATCTTCTGGTCGATTTCTTTGAAAAGATAGACAACTTCCTGGAGGTCAATCTGCCGGCCTCCACTATGCTAACGTATTTTGTGTATAAGATTCCCCTGATTATAACCCAGATGGAGCCGGTAGCAGTTCTCATGGCCGGGGTTTTGACTATCAGCCTGCTTATTCGCGGCAATGAAATGCTGGCCATGAAATCCATCGGGAGAAATATCTTGCAGACGACCAAACCGATCTTCTGGGCCGCATTCCTTTTGAGCGTTCTGCTTTTTCAGATAAAGGAAGGCGTTGTCCCTTTAACTATGGTGAAGACTAATTTTATATGGGATGTACAGGTTAAGAAAAAGCAGCCCAAGGGGTTACTTGGAAAAGATAAGTTCTGGTTTAAAGGAGAGAACGCCATATATTCCATCGGCCACTTTAGCCCGGACCGGAAACTCCTGCAGGATATAGAAATTTTCGTTTTTGACCAAGACTTTTACCCGAAAAAAATTATCTATGCCCGCGCAGCCAGGTGGACCAATCATAGCTGGCTTTTCAAGGAAGGCCGGCTGAAGACCCTGGAGAGCGATAGATCTTATAAAATAATCCCTTTTGATGAGCAATTTATTAACCTGGCCGAACGTCCGGCAGATTTCAGGGAGATGACCAAAAAAGCAGACGAAATGAGCTTCGAAGAGATCTCGGCTTATATTCAGAAGCTGAAACACCAGGGGCAGGACACGACCCCTTACCGGATAGATCTACAGGCGAGGCTTGCGTACCCGGTACTAGGCCCGATTCTGCTTCTCCTCGGCATACCGGCCTTGCTCTGGAGGAGACTAAAATCGAGCATCGCACTGGGCATAAGCCTGGGCATGTTTCTGGTGTTTGTGGTCTGGATAACCTGGAATTTCAGCCTGACCATGGGGAGGGCAGGACTGCTTCCGCCATTTGTCGCTGCCTGGTTTCCGCTGATGCTGTTCGGCGCGCTCGGCGCGTCCGGATGGCGGGCGGTGTGGCAATAG
- the lptF gene encoding LPS export ABC transporter permease LptF, giving the protein MNKILFSYLLKEILPTFFTSLFVLTSILLLGKMAPMAELLLTRGLSFGSILQIVVFVLPHLLLFALPMATLLGTLLTYTRMAKDREILAIKASGISFYQLLPPAILVSVAAYLLTLFTAVYAQPWGNYALKTLLFRIMQIRADLGVREGEFSDAFKDIVIYVRNISRENGRLDGIYISDVRRPEAGNAIVAREGWIVPRPERLVLVLYLRDGSIHRVGRDWRSAQTIHFEKYALTLGPQSTGHSEIVEKGKSEMSLGEIRDRLKEAPLSSPEYYSLLMELHRKMALPVACIILGLVGAALGAQSRFAGTSFGISIGLTVFLLYYLMLALAKGLGETGVIYPAIGMWVPNIIFALLAVYLIVKTNGERPIWFMEILQRLSERLERSKDTAAISRKGRGDK; this is encoded by the coding sequence ATGAACAAGATACTATTTTCTTACCTGCTGAAAGAGATCCTGCCTACTTTTTTTACCTCCCTCTTTGTTCTTACCTCCATCCTGCTTTTAGGAAAGATGGCCCCTATGGCCGAACTCCTGCTGACCCGGGGCCTGTCTTTCGGGAGTATCCTGCAGATAGTGGTATTTGTGCTTCCGCACCTTCTCCTGTTTGCCCTTCCTATGGCTACGCTTCTGGGAACCCTGCTCACCTACACCAGGATGGCCAAGGATCGGGAGATATTGGCTATCAAGGCATCCGGGATAAGCTTTTATCAATTGCTGCCTCCGGCTATTCTGGTATCCGTTGCGGCCTATCTGCTTACTTTATTTACCGCGGTTTATGCGCAACCCTGGGGAAATTATGCCCTGAAGACCCTTCTTTTCAGGATAATGCAGATCCGGGCCGATTTAGGGGTGCGGGAGGGTGAATTCAGTGATGCCTTCAAGGATATCGTTATATATGTCCGAAATATTTCCAGAGAAAATGGCCGGCTGGACGGCATTTATATAAGCGATGTGAGAAGGCCGGAGGCCGGCAACGCCATTGTGGCCAGGGAAGGATGGATTGTCCCCCGGCCGGAGCGCCTGGTCCTGGTTCTTTATCTGCGGGACGGCAGCATTCACCGTGTTGGGAGGGATTGGCGATCGGCCCAGACCATCCACTTCGAGAAATATGCCTTGACCCTGGGCCCCCAATCTACAGGCCATAGTGAGATAGTGGAAAAGGGTAAAAGTGAGATGTCTCTGGGTGAGATACGGGACAGGCTAAAGGAAGCCCCGCTTTCCTCCCCGGAATATTATTCGTTGCTCATGGAATTACACCGGAAGATGGCCTTGCCCGTAGCCTGCATTATCCTGGGACTGGTGGGGGCCGCTCTAGGCGCCCAATCAAGATTTGCCGGCACTTCATTTGGCATATCCATCGGCCTTACGGTCTTCCTCCTTTATTATTTGATGTTGGCCCTGGCCAAGGGGCTGGGGGAAACAGGGGTGATCTATCCTGCTATCGGCATGTGGGTGCCTAATATCATATTTGCTCTCCTGGCCGTTTACCTCATAGTGAAGACCAACGGGGAACGTCCCATCTGGTTCATGGAAATATTGCAACGTCTATCCGAACGCCTGGAAAGATCGAAGGACACCGCCGCCATTAGCCGCAAAGGGCGCGGAGATAAATAA
- a CDS encoding deoxyguanosinetriphosphate triphosphohydrolase: protein MSESIRQKLEEQERKNLSPYAALSAQSRGRQIPEKECPVRTAFQRDRDRILHCKSFRRLKHKTQVFLSPTGDHYRTRLTHALEVAQIARTIARALRLNEDLTEAIALGHDLGHTPFGHAGEAVLNAIYPGGFAHYEQSLRVVDILENNGRGLNLTYEVREGILKHSKGRGQILPENTEELSSDLEGQIVRIADIIAYISHDIDDAIRGNVISIKDIPDSCVKALGKSHSKRIGTMVLDLIDSTIRAGGPKLVIRPATMEVMLELREFLYQNVYESEIVHKEFIKAKKILEELYYYLLEKENVFDKEAKVYPPDTPRERMACDFIAGMTDRYALNLYESIFIPKPWMIY from the coding sequence TTGTCCGAATCTATACGGCAGAAACTTGAAGAACAGGAGAGAAAAAACCTTTCTCCGTATGCCGCCCTCAGCGCCCAAAGCCGCGGCCGTCAGATACCGGAAAAGGAATGTCCGGTGCGCACGGCCTTTCAACGGGACCGGGATCGTATTCTCCACTGTAAATCCTTCCGTCGTCTAAAACACAAGACCCAGGTCTTCCTTTCCCCCACCGGCGACCATTACCGCACCAGACTAACCCATGCCCTCGAGGTGGCCCAGATAGCCCGCACTATAGCCCGGGCCCTGCGCCTGAATGAGGACTTAACCGAGGCTATCGCCCTGGGACATGACCTCGGCCATACCCCATTTGGCCATGCCGGGGAAGCGGTGCTGAATGCCATATATCCGGGGGGGTTTGCCCATTATGAACAAAGTTTGCGGGTTGTGGACATACTGGAAAATAACGGCCGCGGGTTGAACCTAACCTATGAGGTCAGGGAGGGAATTTTAAAACACTCCAAGGGACGGGGGCAGATTCTACCGGAAAATACTGAAGAACTGAGTTCGGACCTGGAAGGACAGATTGTGCGTATAGCGGATATCATTGCCTATATAAGTCATGATATAGACGATGCTATTCGTGGTAATGTAATCTCCATCAAGGACATACCGGATTCCTGCGTCAAAGCCTTAGGTAAAAGCCATTCCAAACGCATTGGGACCATGGTACTGGACTTGATAGATTCTACCATCCGGGCCGGTGGCCCAAAATTGGTTATCAGGCCTGCCACAATGGAGGTTATGCTGGAATTGCGGGAATTTCTTTATCAAAATGTCTATGAATCTGAGATAGTTCATAAGGAATTTATCAAGGCCAAAAAAATCCTGGAAGAACTCTATTACTACCTATTGGAAAAGGAAAATGTCTTTGACAAAGAAGCTAAAGTATATCCACCCGATACTCCCAGGGAAAGGATGGCCTGTGACTTCATTGCCGGTATGACCGATCGTTACGCCCTCAACCTGTATGAAAGCATCTTTATCCCCAAGCCCTGGATGATCTATTAA